In Juglans microcarpa x Juglans regia isolate MS1-56 chromosome 1S, Jm3101_v1.0, whole genome shotgun sequence, the genomic stretch ATTTATATTGGACCATTAAAAAATCCACTGGATCCTCTTCATTTATGAGGCTTCCATGCATATAGCCTTGTAGGTTTCACTCTCGTGACTGATCTAAGTGTTCTTTAGTCTGGCGCGGGTGACAAACAGATACCTTCTAAGTGCAAACATTAGGACCCATGTTGTCTTTGTGATCTTCTCCTTTATCATCAAAAGCAACGCCGAGCTTAGCACTGTCTTAAGTATTTGGGCATTTAATCCTTTGAAGAAACCCAGTATGCCTTCTCTTTTCCAAATGGCATAGAGTGCACCTGAAACTGTCTTCTGGGTTTTTTGTTCAGCTTCTTGGTTTTCATCTTCATCCGACTCTGCAGCCTGAATCATGACCTTACACCTGTTGGCAGTTAAAAAGGTTTTAATGAAGTAGTAAAGAGGCGCACATAAGTGTAATGCATATTCTCTTGTCAGATCTGCcgttttttcttgtaaaaatttatgaaatgtTGAGTTTTTTAAGTGaaacttttgttaaaaaataaaaatgatcagCATGAGGTGTACAAATTGTCGAGAAACAATGAGCGAATTAATCATCCACCTGATAGCCGGGTAAGTCAAGCAGGTAGCGACACACTTTGAAACTGCACCCAGCACAAAAGCAGAGAAGGCAGAAAGAGCTTCTGGGGATGACTCTGTTCCTGTTTTAGGGCTCGGCTTCCCCATTAGCAGCCTCTGTTTCAGCTGGTCAAATACGGTGTACTGTGCAACACACATGTTCTAGTTTCAGCTTAATTTGTCATATCTCGAGACTCAAGTAAAATATTCCTAGTACTCAATATCACATCAAAACTTAAATCATATGGCCAAGAATAGGTGTCACGGTCATCGGTCTATCCCCATCAAAACTCTCAGAAAGAAACAAATATTATACTTGTCATAACCAATAATTCACACGAGACAGTGAAACCAACCATAATTCACGAGAGCCATAACCATAATTCACACAAGAGCCATGCATCCGACCTTTATACTGGACTGCACACTCAATTACCTGGATAGACGGGTTTGATgtcaaaagaagagaaatgccAAGACCATCAAATGCCTCGCTCCAAGTGGTCTCCGAAAGAGTCTTCCAAAGTCCTTTGGCTTTTCCAAACTCACTTGTCTGCATCCTCGAGGATGCTGTATCCAAGGGCTGTAAGGTAAAACCAGAGATTAGAACATCTAACCATTGAGGATCGGAACTACAGCAAAGATGTATTTTGTCATTAATAGCTTTGTATTTTTATCAAATCTTTTAATAGGTGAGGATCACAGACTTGCAATTACTCCCCTTCATAGTATATTCAGTCACCCAATTTTAgggaaaatcacaaaataaatcttCTTTCCATGTAGTGTTTGACGGCCCCATGTCAATGTAGCCGCCCAACATGCATGCCATATGTCTGCGACATTGATCTGACTCACTTTGAGAGCTCAGTGAACAAAGTTCAAGCACCAGGTAACTTATAAGAACCCCTCAACAGGAAACTTAATCAGAAAATACAACTAAAGATGTTTtcttatgaaaagaaaagggtCAATATGTAATTCACCTGTGTCACTATTACCGTACAAGCcccagcagcagcagcaataATCAAATTTGCTCTTGTTCCGATGGTTTTGTTTCCACTTTTCTCCAAGTACAACCTTTTGAAGAAGCTGTATCCATAGAAGTAAAAGAACTGTGAAACAAAGGACTGCAGGTTCTTTGTCCCAAGGCCCTGGTATAATGAAAGCACCTGTCGGGTAGAAATTGCTTCCCATAAAACATCAGAAATATTCCTGCACACGCCAGAGgaattatatgaataattttatttgacgTATGGGCCATATGGATTAGCCATTGAATACTGCTACTGAATACACTGTTGAAAAGTTTAAACTGAGAAGACAGAAGTTCATATATGATGAAACATTGGATGCACAAACTCATTGCAAAAGTCAACTATGCTTCTTTTCTGTTGTTTAAGATGACAAGTTCAATctgattctttttttattttttattaaaggcGGAACCATTAATCTAAAATCCCTAAAACTATTGAATACTAATTTGGTTTAAGTCTTTAACCCTTGGGATTATAACATTCCACCACGTTTTCGAATCCGATATCCACAACGACCCACTCTATCGACATTGACCTAATGGTAGTGTAACGTCTCAAGGAAGGCCCAAGCTATCTAGacctatattccaaaagaaTTAGTCAATGATATACTTGGAATCTcattggaaccattataaagGGTAATAATTTCACATTCCCAAGTAATATAAAATCCAATACACCAGCTGCCCTTATCATGCATATgtggtatcacaatctccccctcTTAAACTCTCGACGTCCTCGTTGGGCAAGTTCATTGTAGGTGACACAACTCAAGTCCCACAGAAACATTTCTGGTTGAAATagactctaataccatttgtaatgcctcAAAGAAAGCCCAAGTCATTtggacctatactccaaaaggattaaTCAATAATACAAGTAACCATTATTCTTTTGGTTGCTTCACTCATTTATTAGTATAACTTAACACCATGTTTATGCATAGTATCAAGACATTTTAATTTAGCCATAAGTCGCCCCCTTTGTGACTTGAACTCATAATGTGATCCTTTTTTTGATACCAATTATAGGTCCAATCAAATATTACTAACAATGAAATGGATTTCACTGAACTACTACTTTTTGGGGAAGTCAAACCTCAGTACAAATAAAAACTCTTCCTCCCTAATAAATTAAAAGCCGCCCCTATTTACAGAATGCCAATTAACAACATTTTGCATCTGTACTCCTACGGATCGACGCATTTACCAAACATAAGACATGTTACATGATAAGATAACAATATTTACATGTCCCACCACTGCTAAACTGCTCCACATTGAACTAATTCTGGATGGAGATCGTTATCGTGCAGCTTCAATCACTTAGAGCTCCCCTTCCTTTTCGGTAACTGCCTTCCTATTGCAATTTCTTCACCATGTGTGCCTTCcgtgttcaaacttcaaactcaTTCTTGCATGTGATAGCAACCACATCAGCTCCTTCTTGGTACTTTGGATTGGGCCTACCCCGTCATCGTGGCCTAACATTATAATTACCCTTTAGTATCTTTTATTTGGATGACCATTATCCCCACAGTTATTATAAATGAGACAAACATACTCTCATTTGAATTACATATGACTAGATTGAGATCTGTAGGGTGGTGGGGAATTTGACCGCCTTGTATTAGGTGAAGAGAAGGGGGTGGTAGGGCGTGCTTGAACCTACAATATGACCATTATGAGCTATACGTTTCAACCAATTAAACTATAAGCCCCAGCAGATCGCTACATGCTGTTCGCTCAAATTTAGATTTGTTGTGtaaaaaacgatgacaataaagtaaattcaaacacgggaaaacaagcaatcacacacgacacaatatttaagtggttcgacaaattgcctacgtccacgggagctgcagaggatttgtattacttgaggaatcacaatacaatgtatgtagaacggctactgttcactctcaTACCGTacaagccataaaatatcactatatatatgttatgtggcggaaaccctaaattcagcagaattagtgatgttcgctcgagcggcgtgtcgagcccgcatcaagcgaacctgtttcccgcaactgctcgagccatgtgtcgagcggctcctcaagcgaagctctctgacttccctccgctcgagccaTGTGTTGAGCGGCTCCacaagcgaagctctctgacttccttctgctcgagctgtgtgtcgagcggtgtcgagcgaagctctctaaCGTGCCTTTGCttgagcggtctgtcgagctatctttgagcgaagctctctgacttgtatttgctcgagcggctagacgctccgctcgagcgccgtggaccagactccaaatactcaacaattctcccacttggagactggtacaccTATAGTATCGCCCtctgcctcaaacatgatatcctccacctctgcaactcacagctcctgtcttcatgcaagaagaccaactgaagttgcgcacaacttcagtttctcaagtgtaacaccctttgtcaacatatcagcagggttcttacttccacaaattttctcaagtagcaaCTGTTCATCATCTAACAATGATCGTATATAGTGATACCTGATTTGAATGTGTTTAGTCCTGGAATGAAATGCTGGattcttggcaaggaatatgaCACTCTGGCTGTCACTGTAGAGAATgcccttctgattctttttacccaattcctccaaaaaGCCCTGTATCCAAACCATCTCCTTTGCAGCTTCTGAAACTGCAATATACTTAGCTTCTAtagtagacaaagaaactgtcttctgtagattggaaccccatgaaactgcagtaccatccagagtgtaaacaaaccctgtggtactttttctgctatcagtatctccagctaaatcagcatcaacatagccttgcacctctaagccctctcctgagaaacacaagcacgtttctgaggagccttttaggtacctcaaaatccacttcactgcttcctaatgttgttttccagggttactcatgtatctactcacaactcccactgcatggacaatatctggtctagtgcaaaacatagcatacataagtgaaccaatagctgaggcataagggaccttactcatatagtcttgttcctcttctgactttggtgcCTGATCCTTGCTGAGTCTAAAGTGACTACCCAAGGGTGTGCCAACGgacttggccttgtccatattgaaccggttgagtacctttttcacatactcagcctgtgagagtctcaacgtgcctctgactctgtctttgacaattttcatgccaaggatttgctttgcagctcctaaatccttcattgcaaaatgctctgacatctgcttcttcagattattgatctcatcaatatttgcccctgcaataagcatgtcatccacatatagcaacaaaataatgtaagaattgtcaaactgCCTGACATAGCAGCAGTGATCTGCCTGACATCTGATGTACCCTGCACTGCACATGAAACTGTAAAACTTCTTATATCActgtctaggagcttgtttcaggtcatacaagctcttcttcagtctgcaaactgaaccttcctttccctgtaccacaaacccctcaggttggtgcatgtagatgtcttcttcaagatctccatgaaaaaaagctgtcttcacatctagctgctcaagaaatagatcttcaatagcaaccatagccaaaactaacctgatggttgtgatctttaCCACATGTGAAAAGATCTCAGAGTAATCAATGCCCTATTTTTgctgaaagccttttacaacaagtctggccttgtatctcttactgccatcatgctcagtttttatccggtacacccacttgttgtATAAAGCCTTCTTCCCTGATGGAAGTTCTGTCAACTCCCATGTCTAATTCCCTAAtaaggaatccatctcatccttcatggccaactcccacttgctagaattttcattttGCAAGGTTTCTTGATAACTCTGCAGTTCTCTACCATCTGTCaatagaatataattcaaagtagGTGAGAAACGCTATGGAGGACGAATAGTCCTAATTGACCTACGAACTGCAGCTGTAGGAGTGGACGGCGCTGGATCTGATTGCggaataataggaatgggtgCACTGTGCCCACTCTCCCCGTCACTCATTTCCCTACACTGCACTGTGACCTCTGGTagatcatccaaactcacaaagTCAAACTCCTGAGGAACTGCTTCAGCAACTGTGCTAGACTTGTCCTTGTACATaatcttctcattgaagatcACATTCCTGCTTCTTTTAATTTTCCGACCCTAATCATCCCAGAAacgatagccaaatgcctcgtctccatagctaatgaaataacatttccttgacttAGCCTCAAGCTTACTacgagcatcagaatcaataagaacataagaaagacagccaaagattttaagatgaaaaaatttgacctctttcccTCTCCAAGCCTCCTCAGGCAATCCACAATCCAATGGAACTGATGGCCATctgtttatcaagtatactgCAGTGCTAACTGCATCTGCCCAGAAAGTAGGTGGTAAGCCAGCAtgcagcctcatgcttctagcacgctcatttatggttctgttCATGTGCTCAGCAACTCTattttgctgtggtgtcccaggaatggtcttctccattctgataccctGAGTAGCACAATACCCcttgaacccaccatcaatatactcaccaccattatcatACTTTAAGCATTTCAACTTCAAGTCTGTCTCTGTCTCAACCATGgctttccaaattttgaacacattaacTACATCAGatttgtgtttaaaaaaatagactcataCCTTCCTGCTGTGGTCATCAATGAATGTAACATAGTTTGAGAACCTCCAAGAGATGCTactggggaaggtccccacacatTAGTGTGCACAAGATCTAGTCTCTCTGACTTTAGTGTTCtgccactcttcaagaaactgaccttcttctgtttccccataatgcaactctcacacatactgagatcaactgacttcagttctggtagcttgcctctagacagaagttctttcatgcccttttgactcatatggccaagcctacaATGCCACAAATCTGCTGTGCTCTCTGCAACGGTAGCAACAATAGTGTTATCCAAACCAGTAGTCATATAAAgtgtaccagttttcttaccTCGAGCCAGTACCAATGCCCCTTTGGTGACCTTCCAGGTGCTATTTGAAAACACCACTGAATGTCCACAATCATCAAGCTGCCCAATAGAAAtgagattcttcttcaactcaagaatgtgtctgaccttttgTAAGgttcatttgttcttgttaggaaGAGCAATATCAATATCTCCCATCGCTACAACATTCAAagcctctccatcagccaaatACACATTTCCAAAATTACCTGTAACATAATTCTGcattatctcccgatgggaatatgtatggaaggaagcccctgaatcaagtatccagtcatcaactggactatgaactgcaagTAATAGTGCATCCTGTACTTCTTCAGTTACCGCATTAGTACTATCATTCTCGGTCTTCTTTggatttctgcaattcttctttatgtggccagctttgccacaattccaacaaGTTGCCTGCTGGCCAGGccttgacttgctcttgcccctgttctttgattttgatctgcctctgtttgagttcctgTCTTGTGCTCTCCCCCTAGAGTCAACATTCAATGCTGAACTCGAACCTGAGGTCTCGCCTGAATCTTTCCTGCGcacctcctcagccaaaatcaaatcacgaaTATCATCATATTACAACTTTGACTTACCGGCAGAATTACTAACAGccattctcatggcttcccaactatttgacagtgatgccaatagtatcaatgcacgtatctcatcatcaaattcaatttcaacagacgacaattgatttgtgatagtattaaaatcattcagatgttgtgcaATAGATGTACCATCtgccatcttcaaattaaatagctttttcatcagatgtaccttgttatttgctgacggcttttcatacatacctgacaaagccgctatgagatccgcagtcgtcttctccttgataACGTTGTGAGCAACGGATCTCGACAGGGTTAATCGGATAACCCCCAGGACCTGTCGATCCAACAGGGTCCAATCAGCAACTGACATGCTGTCtggcttcttccccaacaatggaagatgaagtttattcccatagaggtaatcctctatctgcatcctccagtatccataatccgtgccatcaaacttctcgatccccgATACCTTCACTTCCTCTCCAGCCATCGTTTTTTCTTAGACCCgaaccttggctcttgataccaattgttgtgtaaaaaacgatgacaataaagtaaattcaaacatgggaaaacaagcaatcacacacgacacagtatttacgtggttcggcaaattgcctacgtctaCAGGAGCTGCAGAAGATTTgtattacttgaggaatcacaatacaatatatgtagaacggctactgttcactctcaTACCGTacaagccataaaatatcactatatatatgttatgtggcggaaaccctaaattcagcagaattagtgatgttcgctcgagcggcgtgtcgagcccgcatcgagcgaacctATTTCCCGCAACtgctcgagccatgtgtcgagcggctccttaagcgaagctctctgacttccctccgcttGACCCATGTGTCGAGTGGCTCCTCAAgagaagctctctgacttccctccgcttgagctgtgtgtcgagcggtgtcgagcgaagctctctgcttGCCTTTGCttgagcggtctgtcgagctatctttgagcgaagctctctgacttgtattcgctcgagcggctagacgctCCGCTCAAGTGCCGtggaccagactccaaatactcaacaagATTCTTTATAATGTATACAAGTAACAACAATGCAGCAAATATTTTTGCTTCCAGGGTATGCTAATGCGCTTTAAGGTTCTTTTAATGAATTACACGCGTCTTTGACAAACCAACCGAACTTGAAATTGTTCAGTTTCTTTTCCCCAATGTTTAACTTCAACTATATACAGAAACTGGCAATGCTGTGGACTTCTTCACCCCAGGGAACCCTCCCTCACactctctttctcactctctgaaaagaaagaagggatTATGCTAACAATTCCAGCaataacaaacaaacaaaatgctCAACCGttcacaaaatcaacaaaaataccacCACAAAAACTACAAAAAGTAGGAACCGACGCTAAGAGGCATATTGATCATAGTAACACAGCAGATTTTACCACTTTCCTTGGATCATTGTCACTCTGCACCGTGTCATCCCAATATTAATCTTATCAAGATTTAAGTCAGTTTAACCACCATACCCACAGACCATAGTTCTAAAAATATCTAATGAGTATGAATTGCCGTCACATGCCCAGTAGATATTTGAGGAACAAAGTCCTGAACTGCTGGGAAATCAATCACagataagtgaaaaataattaagCAAAGAGGCCTAGTacaggggaaaaaagaaagaaagaaaattccGCAAACAGGTGCAAGGAAACTAATCACATTAAACGAAAACATGAAAATAAGCAAAACCaaatatgaaacaaataaacatataCCTAGATGACCCAGAGgacaaaaggaaaacagaaaagggaaaagaattGACCTGTACTTCTGCTGATGGTGAGTTCGAACTTCGGCTTGATACTTGGTCTTACAGGTATCGAGAGGGTACAAGACGGTGGTGCTAACCAGAGCTCCAATGGCCCCCGATGTGGCCTCCGACAAAGACTCCAGATCAAAGCCCATCTTTAAGGCACATATAATCAGAGGAATGAAAAACGAAGCTAGGAGA encodes the following:
- the LOC121246812 gene encoding peroxisomal adenine nucleotide carrier 1-like isoform X1 is translated as MGFDLESLSEATSGAIGALVSTTVLYPLDTCKTKYQAEVRTHHQQKYRNISDVLWEAISTRQVLSLYQGLGTKNLQSFVSQFFYFYGYSFFKRLYLEKSGNKTIGTRANLIIAAAAGACTVIVTQPLDTASSRMQTSEFGKAKGLWKTLSETTWSEAFDGLGISLLLTSNPSIQYTVFDQLKQRLLMGKPSPKTGTESSPEALSAFSAFVLGAVSKCVATCLTYPAIRCKVMIQAAESDEDENQEAEQKTQKTVSGALYAIWKREGILGFFKGLNAQILKTVLSSALLLMIKEKITKTTWVLMFALRRYLFVTRARLKNT
- the LOC121246812 gene encoding peroxisomal adenine nucleotide carrier 1-like isoform X2, whose amino-acid sequence is MGFDLESLSEATSGAIGALVSTTVLYPLDTCKTKYQAEVRTHHQQKYRNISDVLWEAISTRQVLSLYQGLGTKNLQSFVSQFFYFYGYSFFKRLYLEKSGNKTIGTRANLIIAAAAGACTVIVTQPLDTASSRMQTSEFGKAKGLWKTLSETTWSEAFDGLGISLLLTSNPSIQLKQRLLMGKPSPKTGTESSPEALSAFSAFVLGAVSKCVATCLTYPAIRCKVMIQAAESDEDENQEAEQKTQKTVSGALYAIWKREGILGFFKGLNAQILKTVLSSALLLMIKEKITKTTWVLMFALRRYLFVTRARLKNT